Within Triticum dicoccoides isolate Atlit2015 ecotype Zavitan chromosome 1B, WEW_v2.0, whole genome shotgun sequence, the genomic segment gcagcggctaccatgctctgctagggcgagaagcatttacatttttccaagccataccccattacgggtacatgaagctcaaaatgaccgagcccaacggaatcatcactctcgcaagtgatccggacatagcgctccgcggtgaaaacaagacagctgcactggtcctggaggcattatctgaggccctagcggccgaggaattaactgcgttgcgctccacggtggacagggacgacgtgatactagacaagagatccaagtccacctcttttaaaccagtggacgaaatagtcaaattccatgtccatccaacggaccctacaaaaacggcctccatcgaggcacaattaaaacccgatgtagacggcactcagagactttctgcgagaaaattgggacattttcgcatgtcacccctcggatatgccaggaatcccacgcaggctggccaagcacagcctggacatcataaaagggtttaaacccgtcaagcagaccctacggcgctttttccgaacctaagagacaagccatgggagaggagctagcaaaacttctggaagccgggttcatcagagacataaaacatccggactggctagcaaacctggtgatggtaccaaagaaggacaaatcttggcgcctatgtgtcgatttcaaagacctaaacaaggcatgtccaaaggaccctttcccactcccccgaattgatcaaatcatcgatgccaccgcaagacacgactcattgtgtttcctcgatgtatactctggctaccatcaaatcaagatggcagagtcagaccaggccgcaacggcattcatcaccccatacagccCATTCTATTTCAACACGattcccttcgggctcaaaaacgccggcgcaatatatcagcgcatgattcagacatgtctggccaaccagatcggcaaaacagtcgaatcatacgtagatgacgtggtcgtcaaaacaaaacacattgatactctagtagacgacttgaggctcacgttcgacaatctccgaacatatgacattaagctcaacccagaaaaatgcgttttcggcgtaccagccggaaagctcctgggcttcatcgtatccggtagaggaattgaagcaaacccagccaagatccgagctttgtcacaattagataccccaaaggacctcaaacaaatacaaaaactgataggatgcgtggcggctctaagccgctttatctcccgcttaggagaaaaggcattacccctctatcgcctcctacggcgcaccgaccacttcgagtggatggaggccgccacggccggactcgaagaaataaaagccatattggcaacaaatccggtcctggccgcgcccaacacgggtgaaccaatgctattatacatcgcggcaacccatcaagttgtaagcgcggtgctcgtcgtcgaacgagaagcggacggacacaagttccccctccaaaaaccagtgtactacgtgtccactatgctaactccatgcaagtcacggtacccgcattatcaaaagatagcataggcggttttcatggcatcccggaagctgcgacactactttcaagagtgctccataacagtggcatccgaagtaccccttcatgacattataaacaaccgcgacgcaacgggccggattgccaaatgggccatcgagctcctcccgttcgacataacctacaagccaaggcgaggtattaagtcgcaggttttggccgacttcattgccgaatggactgaagccgaactccctaaagaatacggcgcatactccaactggatcatgcacttcgatggctccaaaatgttggctggcctgggggctggcgtcgttctgacgtccccaaccggggacacagtccaatacgtactttagataatgtacacggattcgaacaacgcagccgaatacgaggcccttttacatggcctccgaatggtagtctccatgggcattcagcgcctagaggtccgcggggattcaaatctcgcaatatcccaaataaatggagacttcgacgccaaggacccgaaaatggcagcttaccgcagcgccatcttaaagatgtcagctcggtttgaggggctcgaatttcatcacatagcccgggaaaataaccaagcagcagacgtgctggcacgcataggcgccaagcgcgaggccgtccctcccaacatcttcctagaaaggctattcaagccatctatatcatgggaaggagaatccgtAAACAATAGccggacacaactacactgcccctcaccgagcaTTCTGACATAATTGGGGGCTacgccaacgaaacaacgccgtcagcccacgaaataatggcagtcattgccccttggacagagccattcctagcctacctaactaggcaggaactttccgaggaccaaaacgaggcccgctgcatagtgcggcgatctaaagcctacaaagtccacgagggagagctttacaagaaaagcacaatcggagtccttcaaaggtgtatctccgaagaagaagggcaagtccttttgtctgaaatccatgccggactcgcgggcaccacgccgcagcccgggcccttgtaagcaaggctttccgtaccggactttattggccaacggcccgggcagacgctcaggacttagtgcaacgatgtgttggttgccagttattcgccaaccaaagccacatgccgcctaccgccctacaaactatacccattacctggcctttcacggtctgggggcttgacatggtcggaccccttaaaggaggaacccacaagcaaaaatacctattggtcatggtggacaaattcaccaaatggatagaagccaagcctgtaaagacggccgaattcggaccagtgatagacttcatatccggggtcgtacaccattacggtgtccccacagcatcataaccgacaatggcacaaacttcacggccaatgaagtcaaactttggtgcaaaaacatgggcatcaagctcgactatgcttcagtctatcaccctcaaactaacggtcaagtcgaacgggccaattgtctcattatgagcggcatcaaacccagactagtgcgatccctcaagaaatctgacacgcactgggtagaggagcttgactccgtactctgggggctgtggaccacgccgaatcacactaccggattcacaccatttttatggtatacggcgcagaggcagtactgccatgcgacataatccatgactcacctcgagtgcgcatgtacgaagaaagagaagccgagctcgattggcaggacagcttggacgcattggaagaggagcgcgatgtggcaaaggctcgttccacattctatcaatagcaggctcgaagataccaaagcagagaagtacgggccaaaacatataacgttggcgaactagttctacgcctgccggacaagaaaaaggataaattaaagcccaaatgggagggccccttcatcatcgaccaagtactgaccggcggagcgtaccgtctgcgaggcgcatcggacaaccgactcgagccgaacccatggaatgcagcacgcctacgaaggttctacgcctagcaccggactccgtgttcgtctccttccctcgtccctttgttttattttttatttttatttttggcagtccgggattttgttcctgcTCCCTCCCCttttttctcacaagcccttagggTCTTGCACGTGCAATATTCGCACGCACCtgacgcgctacctgcgctcataatacctgggagcttctctaccaagaagtttatataaaacaggcctcatgcccaaaacatgtgtaatgcttccgcatgaaccttttatacaccattatatgcatcgatatgacttacgttttggccaagttgggttgcctggctcctgtgcctacccctacgttcccgttcgttcggctaggtggtaaagggagcacctctgcgattgttactgtcgggtcagccggatgtgtacctcagaatgggtgaagccgaaagctagcgttcttaagggaatattcggtcggtgaacaaaaagatgatctttcgtatttactcatttgcccctagatgcttttctgctgtttccggcagttcggacatgcactttagggcattgcctcccagggaaaggaacccctaacggaactattcttctgaaagatgtttcttactaaccatgtaatataacataactagttggacacTTGTCTGCTAaatcacttatgacccctacgccttgtctccatgcatgccccggttcttacataaccaagagggtattcggacacactccggactatagggtccagaggtcgaagcgaaaaggtccgcaatgacaaacgatctacaactcCGACTAGAggacattttttatgtcatttttacatagtcaatctgactcggcatattcttcttcattgccatctaacaggcggtctaatttatagtcctgttgggaatactttgcagccagctccacctggccatatgccaagctgaccgggatctcctttccgtccggacctatagggccgacctcggccatgtggtttgggtcagccttcgtgtaccgagtcttcaccatggcccaggcctccctggcaccttgacggcaaaccgatatcttccataaccggaagcgctgccgcactccctccagcttcttggcaagctcctcaaggccttcgggcatggagagggatggccacatagcctggatgacgccttgcattgcctgccgaactcgctcgtgtagttgcaacagctcgggaagaaggtctcccgatgaaccgggcatttcctccgccggacgacccgtcagcagacctacagacatagctctgtcaatcgacttcctcgccgaattcttttttcgaagattcattcaagcacttactaaaaataccgcgtcgaagtcgccgattctccttcacggcagaagacagctgaatacgaacatctttcagttcctcgcctagctgggtattggcgtcttgaagcttattcttctcttgcctcaccctcgtcagcacgttctcgccagcctttagttggcgtaggagttgttgctggtccggatttactccggcctcatctgcattattatagtaagggttgcacgcctgccgcatttcaaaacggatgtacctttcgaagcacatattacctgcgagcgtccccttgacattctctgaagtggccaatgcggcctcgagctgagccttgcactcttcgagctcctgggacaattgcgtgttcttctttgtaagacactgcatagcacatgatccttcaaacagttatcttcactgtttcaagtctcgggggctactgacatatataaccttcaattttactcacctgtatgtctttcacatactgctccgtggctctggctagaccattttgagcagcacggagatacgcatctcctgtattaaaggcgtccaacgcctctggggaaaaacacgcgtcacgaagaatagtccggcgacgcctgtggttcagggcactctccacctctgaattggtggcagatagcccgtcggcgccctctgtcggaggagcgcccgaggcgcgttccgtgtccgtctccgcttccggacccggcctcgaaccttggccggtggacatagtccggcgggctctcttcttcctaagaaaatcatgagcattagtaagactcaagggtgtaaaccctaggcgttaaatccgcACGACATAccattgcgccggaatctcgatccggtccgcacttctttttggcccgcttggcttcagcggcccttgttggctgcccaccgcgggctcggccttctgcctcaaggatttaccctgcgaaacgttGTTAGTgcacggcatgcaagataaagcattAGAATAccgggacttcggtcttagttaccttggaggctggaagtagtccgggatagtcggccgtgatggccactaaggagttattcTTGCTCAACtcatgaaatactccatcaatcaactccacgcataagtccggatcttcttgggagtccggatcgaggggtcgtcctgggtcctcgggttgtggagcagggttgtttatttccttcacagcctggcgtagctcctgcgtttgaacattactaagtctaagtactcaactacgggaatttcacaAACGgacaggcaagtgaaagtgtccgctcacccaactaggaggattgtacatagagaatcctccttccgggttgacacgaaggaattctccctcttcccccttgtacaaagcggataagattctcgttaaagaggcggccgaatctggccccttgcgaccgcaccgggtggcgtcatcctccccgttgaaatcccacatggggtggcctctgtattgaagcggctgcacccctcgcgtaatgcatacggccatgaccttaatcatggtcagtccgaagtgagccaacaaccttatccggctcatcaggtacaggacgtccctgtcggcttccctctgagggttccatgggcgccaactcaggcgcttcttcaacgagacattattgaactcggggagtcCGATCCGTACAGGGTGTGGCAGGggaacgtcatctatataaaaccactccaactgccagtcttcggacgccctctttggggtgccggacagatatccggtcccggtgatgcgccatagttcggctccgcccacctgataaatagacccctcctgagaacggggcacaaggcaaaacaacctcttccacagcgcaaaatgggcctcaacacccaagaatagctcgcagagggccatgaagcccgcgatgtgcagaatggaggcgggcgtgaggttatgtagctggaggccatagaactgtaACAACCCTCGGACAaacgggtgaattggaaatcctagtcctctcatcaaataagggactaggcatacccgctctccttgagaggggttgggaacgccctccgcctgctctccgccgctatgggCAGCAATCCCGGcccgaacggggaccatatatgctggggggagaagccccttggactgaagcactactaacttgctatgtgggacggagcaccgcccccaatctccgggccgagggctggaggagcgagaggaggagcggcatcgactggccatgttggaatggatctctgtcggaggcgctctgatgaagactcgcggagggaagatggtgcgagttggatctaaatccccgtctcttttatgggcggctcgttaacgcaacaaaaagaaaaccccctggcttttcacattcgcctggcgcgtggaagatggtcattatggggcacagaagccaaggaggacagcacacactagaagccggacactattcgacggatacagagaatttgcaggagaacccgccttgcaatgccgaagacaacttgcgcgccggactcgtcgtcattgaagcctggttcaggggctactgagggagtcctggattagggagtgtccggatggccggactaagacctttggccggactcccgaactatgaagatacaagattgaagactccgtcccgggtccggatgggactttccttggcgtggaaggcaagcttggcgatacgatatgaagatctcctcccattgtaaccgactctgtgtaaccctagccctctccggtgtctatataaaccggagagttttagtctgtaggacgaacaacaatcataccataggctagattctagggtttagccactccgatctcgtggtagatctactcttgtactacccatatcatcaatattaatcaagcaggagtagggttttacctccatcgagagggcccgaacctgaataaaaacatcatgtcccttgtcttctgttaccatccgcctagacgcacagttcgggaccccctatccgagatccgccggttttaacaccgacaactGCCTTTATAGGAAAATGATCGCATAAATGACTTACATGGGAAGCTCAGTGCTATGTCGGTGGGTTTGGTTACCATGTGTGTGAGAAGGCCGGGTGGTCAAGGACAATAAGGGTGGTGTCCGCAATGAGAGATGGGAGATGAGAGATGAATTTGTATTGGTTAAATAATCACGGATGCCGCTATGCAGACAACATACGGCGCACTTCTGGCACGACATTGCTAATCAAGCCCGTCCATACATATAAGTAAACTGTGGTATGCCAATGGATTCATCATCGTGCAAATTTCATCCATCAAGTATCATTTGCATAGTAATTTTGAATTATCACCAGGTCAATACCCACATGGCAAAGTCAAGATAAAAATGTATTTGCATGTTACATATTCAGTGGATGAAGTGTCTCAAAAATCACGCAAGCAAATGTATCTACAAAGTNNNNNNNNNNNNNNNNNNNNNNNNNNNNNNNNNNNNNNNNNNNNNNNNNNNNNNNNNNNNNNNNNNNNNNNNNNNNNNNNNNNNNNNNNNNNNNNNNNNNNNNNNNNNNNNNNNNNNNNNNNNNNNNNNNNNNNNNNNNNNNNNNNNNNNNNNNNNNNNNNNNNNNNNNNNNNNNNNNNNNNNNNNNNNTGGAGAGTCTCGAACATGATCGTTCGTGTAGTTTTCGTTCCATAGCAAACAACATTCATTGCTGAGGTGGCAGGGGAATGTGCTAAGATTCGTGTGCCTAGATTCAACGGCTCCCAGGTCGTTCACTGGAAGTTCCTTCATAGGGAACGTTTGACGCATAACACTTTTCTAAAGATTTCCATATGTTGCCTTTTGTAGATAGCCAGTATCGGTATATATATGACATTGCATTGATGAAGAGGACAAGCATACTTATATCTTCTTGATATTAATACAAAAAGTATTGTTAAAGAAATGAGCCTTCAAATTGCTAGAACCATTTGGAGGAGCACAATATGAATTCCGAACTACACGTCGTGATTGCACGATGCCTGCGCCCGCGGTGTAGCCAAGACGTGAAGCGGAACCCTCTTCCGTGAGGTGATCCCaggcgcctcctccatgtccaccgccgctgccgcgcccTCCGGCAGCGCCCAGTCGAACCGGCCGACGAGGTTGGCAATCGCAACCTCCATGATGGACATGGTGAAGTTGATCCCCGGGCACACCCTCCTCCCGGAACCGAACGGCACGAGCTGGAAATGCCGGCCCCGGAAGTCCACCTCGCCGCCGGTGCCGAGGAACCTCTCCGGTCGGAACTCCTCCGGAGACTCCCAGCTGCCCGGGTCCCTTCCGATGGCCCATGCGTTGACGATCACCATGGTCTTGCTCGGCACGTCGTACTGCTGGATCCTCGCGGGCTCCATGGCCTCGCGGGGGATCAGCAGCGGCCCGGGAGGGTGCAGCCGCATTGTCTCCTTTATCACCGCTTTCAGGTAGACCATCCCCTGTAAATCTTCTTCGGTGATCATATCGGAGTTGGTGCTTACGGATCTACTCCTTAGCTCGTCTTGTAGCTTCTCCATGGCCTCCTTGTTGCGGAGCAGCTCTGCCATGGCCCATTCGAGCACGATGATGGTGGAGTCTGCCCCTGCCCCGAAGAGATTCTGCGTGCCCGGCCGGAAATACGACATGAATATTCAGGTAAAGTCACAGTCAGTCAGTGAGTGAATCATTCAGTGCGCGTACCGCTAGGAGCCCCTTGACGTTGTCCCTCGTGAACCGCCGCTCCGGGGACGCGCCGCCGGTGCCGTTGCCGGAGGTGTTGTTGCCGAGAGACAGCAGCACGTCGACGAAGGTGCTGTCGTGCAGCCCCAGCGCGTCTCCTCCGTGGACTCGGCCCATTCGTCTCTCCGCGGCGTCGACGATCTCCTCGAGAACGGCGTCGATCCTGTCGAACGCCTTGCCGACCTTGGCGTCGGTGCCGTCCAGGGCGCCGACCCACGCCAGTCTCGGGAAGTAGTCGCCGACGTGGAACGTTCCGAGCAGCGCGTtgccctcctccagcagcgcgtccACCTTGGCGCCCCACCCGTCGGCGCGCGTGGCGGCGCTCGCCCCGAACACGATCCGCCCGATCACGTCCTTGGCAAACCCGGCGAGGAGCTCGCTCAGGTTCACGACGCGCGCCTGCCGCCGGACGTTGTCCAGGAGcgcgcccacctcctcctcccggaCGGCGCGGTAGGCCCGCACCCTGGCGGGGCTGAGGAGGTGGAGCACGCACGTCTTCCGCGCGTGCAGCCAGTAGGGGCCGTGCGGGGCGAAGGCGACGTCGGTGCAGCCGTAGAAGAGCTTGGAGGGGATGGCGAGCGACGGGCGGGTGGCGAAGACGTGGTCCTGCTCCAGCATCACCTCCCGCGCGGCGTCGGGCGAGGACACGACGACGGCCGGGACCTGGCCGAGGCGGAGGAGCATGACGGGGCcgtgggcggcggcgagggcggacAGCGtgcggtgcgggaggcggccgcCCGCGAGCTGGTGCAGGTTGCCCACGAGCGGGAGCCGCCACGGGGAAGGCGGCGGGACGGTGGTGACGAGCTTGGACTTGGAGTGATGGGAGCGAGCTGCACGGAGGAGTAGCGTGCAGCAGAGGATGGACACGGTGGTGGCCACGGTGAGGaggacggcgtcttccatggccgGCCGCTCTCTCTTGGATCCGTCCGTGGGGTTGGCAGTACTAGTTGGCAGTGGTGCAGCTTGTTGAAGATCGGCTGGCCGGATTTGACGGATCGAACAGACAGCTACTATGAGTAGAAGGTGGGAAGCAGAAGCTCGATAATGGCGAGATCGATCGGTCATGTGCCATTTAATGCTCACTCTACGTGCCGCACTGTGTATGTTCTGGGTAATGATATGATTTTCAATGTTACACTCTCATCATCATGTGCTGCATGGGGACGCCCATGCACATGTATGCATTGGTGTAAAAATCATGGTTACGTCTCAGTCTCACCAGTGGCGGATCCAGGAATACAATTTTGGGTGTTCAATTTTTTTCCCCATCCTAACAAAGAAAAAGAAGTCCATTGGTCCACGACAATACAAATTGTTCACAACAGTAACAAGAAGAAAATTACCAAGAGCTATATATCTCTACAACCAAAGATAATTCATTAGATTCTCAAAAGAAAGATAATTCATTCTCTCTTTTTACTAATAAAATCAATCTGAAGATAATTCATTTGTTGTTTCTAAATCAACGGTCTTCCTCTTTACTAATATGGTCATG encodes:
- the LOC119319045 gene encoding (+)-menthofuran synthase-like — protein: MEDAVLLTVATTVSILCCTLLLRAARSHHSKSKLVTTVPPPSPWRLPLVGNLHQLAGGRLPHRTLSALAAAHGPVMLLRLGQVPAVVVSSPDAAREVMLEQDHVFATRPSLAIPSKLFYGCTDVAFAPHGPYWLHARKTCVLHLLSPARVRAYRAVREEEVGALLDNVRRQARVVNLSELLAGFAKDVIGRIVFGASAATRADGWGAKVDALLEEGNALLGTFHVGDYFPRLAWVGALDGTDAKVGKAFDRIDAVLEEIVDAAERRMGRVHGGDALGLHDSTFVDVLLSLGNNTSGNGTGGASPERRFTRDNVKGLLANLFGAGADSTIIVLEWAMAELLRNKEAMEKLQDELRSRSVSTNSDMITEEDLQGMVYLKAVIKETMRLHPPGPLLIPREAMEPARIQQYDVPSKTMVIVNAWAIGRDPGSWESPEEFRPERFLGTGGEVDFRGRHFQLVPFGSGRRVCPGINFTMSIMEVAIANLVGRFDWALPEGAAAAVDMEEAPGITSRKRVPLHVLATPRAQASCNHDV